From one Humulus lupulus chromosome 8, drHumLupu1.1, whole genome shotgun sequence genomic stretch:
- the LOC133794958 gene encoding uncharacterized protein LOC133794958, which yields MAKSSSTTASTTSFSTLKPDDYSHSPVHFAVSLRDHNTLSRIVSTLPRLAEPTQIHTESDSLAQERLADKVSAVIDRRDVPHRETPLHLAVRINDTVAARILANAGADVSLQNAAGWNPLQEAMCRRSNDIALILLRLHHRSAWAKWRRRLPRVIAVLHRMRDFYMEISFHFESSVIPFVGKIAPSDTYKIWKRDGNLRADTSLAGFDGLKIQRADQSFLFLGDGDHSRDISPGSLLVLNRDNRKIFDAFENAGSPMSESDIAGFCSQTSVYRPGMDVTKAELVGRTNWRRQEKTENVGEWKARVYEVQNVLFSFRSRKVANGDADVAGSEQVLPLELDEDDDGFLVAENPNFLIPDRRRHSSFVKEDRPRPSSFVREDRDLMALGRKSVDVPSVIVPPQRRTMAAAPVALPPQTKEKEYVRSLRPSVWLTEQFPLKTEELLPLLDILANKVKAVRRMRELLTTKFPPGTFPVKVAIPVVPTVRVVITFTKFVELQPMEQFFTPLSSPRHFVYGGRSQSEEEHKSQGHNSSIPSSSASSWLRRNSSQSSSASKLQRSATMAQDIDPFAIPSGYTWTSVDDKSRKMKKSKSVRKSK from the exons atggctAAGTCGTCGTCGACGACAGCCTCGACGACGTCGTTCTCAACCCTCAAACCGGACGACTACTCCCACAGTCCGGTTCACTTCGCCGTGTCGTTGCGTGACCACAATACCTTGTCCCGAATTGTCTCAACTCTACCTCGACTCGCTGAGCCCACTCAGATCCACACCGAGTCCGACTCCCTCGCCCAAGAACGCTTGGCTGACAAGGTATCTGCCGTCATCGATCGCCGGGACGTTCCTCATAGGGAAACTCCTCTTCACCTTGCTGTACGGATAAACGACACCGTCGCCGCTCGAATCCTTGCCAACGCCGGCGCTGATGTCTCGCTCCAGAACGCTGCTGGCTGGAACCCCTTGCAGGAGGCCATGTGTCGTAGGAGCAACGACATAGCTCTGATTCTTCTCCGTCTACATCACCGCTCCGCATGGGCCAAGTGGCGCCGTCGTCTACCACGTGTCATCGCGGTCCTTCACAGAATGCGGGACTTCTacatggagatctcgttccacttCGAGAGCTCCGTGATTCCCTTCGTCGGGAAAATCGCTCCCTCCGATACTTATAAGATCTGGAAGCGCGACGGGAATTTGAGAGCCGATACCTCATTGGCTGGATTCGACGGCCTGAAAATCCAACGAGCTGATCAAAGTTTCCTCTTTCTCGGAGACGGCGACCATAGCCGCGATATTTCTCCTGGCTCCCTGCTCGTCCTCAACCGCGACAATAGGAAAATTTTTGACGCCTTTGAAAACGCTGGTTCGCCGATGAGCGAGTCTGACATTGCCGGGTTCTGCTCCCAGACGAGCGTCTACAGGCCCGGCATGGACGTCACCAAGGCTGAGCTCGTCGGGAGAACCAATTGGAGAAGACAAGAGAAGACGGAAAATGTTGGTGAATGGAAAGCTAGGGTTTACGAAGTTCAAAATGTGCTGTTCAGTTTTCGGTCAAGAAAAGTCGCCAATGGAGATGCAGACGTGGCTGGGAGCGAACAGGTACTGCCTCTGGAGCTCGACGAAGACGACGACGGTTTTCTAGTGGCTGAAAACCCCAATTTCCTCATCCCTGATCGACGGAGGCATAGTAGTTTTGTCAAGGAAGATAGGCCAAGGCCAAGTAGCTTCGTTAGGGAAGATAGGGATTTAATGGCATTGGGAAGGAAGAGCGTGGACGTGCCTTCTGTAATTGTGCCGCCACAGAGGAGGACTATGGCTGCGGCGCCTGTGGCGTTGCCGCCGCAGACTAAGGAGAAGGAGTACGTGAGGAGCCTTCGGCCATCGGTGTGGTTGACAGAGCAGTTTCCCCTGAAAACTGAGGAGCTTTTGCCATTGCTAGACATCTTGGCGAACAAAGTTAAGGCCGTGAGGAGAATGAGGGAGTTGCTCACCACCAAGTTCCCGCCGGGAACATTTCCAGTCAAG GTGGCAATACCGGTGGTCCCTACAGTGAGAGTTGTAATAACATTTACGAAGTTTGTTGAGCTTCAACCAATGGAGCAATTCTTCACTCCACTTTCAAGCCCAAGACACTTCGTCTATGGTGGACGAAGCCAATCGGAGGAGGAACACAAGTCACAGGGTCACAATTCGTCGATACCCTCGTCGTCGGCCTCTTCGTGGCTGAGGCGGAACAGCAGCCAGTCGAGTTCAGCCAGCAAGCTGCAACGGTCTGCTACAATGGCACAAGATATCGACCCTTTCGCAATTCCTAGTGGATATACATGGACAAGTGTCGATGATAAATCTAGGAAAATGAAGAAATCTAAGTCAGTCCGGAAGTCTAAGTAG